The Hujiaoplasma nucleasis DNA window GCCCCAAAGTGGCCAGTACCATTGGCACCCAATCCATATAATTGATTGTTTGAATCCATCATAAAAGTCGTATCTTTTACAAAGAGATACTTAACAACATCAAGATTTATATGACTAGTCATTTCTGTAATTTCGTTTATAGATGAAATTTCATTTCCTAAAGCAAACTGATTATTTGCATTATAACCAAGTACATATATTTTAGAATAAGCTGTAAAAATTATGGTATTGTTATGATGAACAATAATATCAATAATTTTATCGCCTTCATCTAAGCCTAGTAAATCTGTAATATCAGTTGGTGTATATAATGGAAATGATTGATCAACACCAAACTTACCAATACCATCATGGCCAGTAACCATTAATCTACCTTTTTCTGTTAAGAAATAAGAAGTATATTGTCCAGCTTCTATCTTTATAATAGAATCTTCACTTTCTGTGAAAGTTAGATGGCTATTCAGCAAGGTTGGATTTGTCACGTTCATAATTCCAGAACTTTCCAAACCTAATTGCCCATTATAAGCCCACCCAAAGCCAAAAATTCTACCAAAATTGGTCATTACTAAAGTATGAACATTACCAAATTGAACATCGATAACAGCTTCATCTCCTAATAAGTTTAATCTTGGAGTCAAATCATAAGGCGTGTATTGGTGTTCTTGGCTAGCATTTCCAACTTGATAATAAGAGTTATATCCCCAGATAAAAACTCTACCATTTGAAGTTATAGCCGCCGAATTATAATAATCACCATCAATCCATAAAATAACTTCATCTTCAGCTAAAGCAAATTGACTTGTAATATCTATTGGTGTAAATTGGTTAACATTGTTGCCAACACCTAAGGATCCATATGAATTCTGCCCCCAAGCGAAAATCCTATTTTCACTGGTCATAGCAAATAACTGCAAGTAACCACTGATCGATAAGATGACTTCATCTTCATGTAGTGGGAAATAATCATTAATAGCTTGAAAATTAACCCATTGATAATTATTAGTATCTAAATAAGTATTACCACTGGCATAGATAGTAAAATCATCCATGAAAATAAATGAAGTATAAGCAGTATTATAGAAATCAACCATAAATGAATCAACTTCATCAAAATATGAAATTTGATATTGATTTGGCATCCACTTAGCATATAAAATAATGCCATTTAAAGGCATGGTAGAGAATGCATATAAATTGGATAATTCTACATCACTATACCAACCAGAAAAACTATATCCAGGTCTCTCTGGATGATTAGGTTCAATCAATGGCTCATTGTATAAATCTACAATATCTGGAACTAAAGAACCGCCATTTTCTTCAAAGACAATGGTATATTGATTTGGTGTATATTTAGCATAAATAGTAACTTCATCAGCTAATTCATCAGAAAACACAAATTCATTTTCAAAATTCAATGAATCATACCACTCAACAAAAGTATAGCCATCTTTACTTGGAACAGGCAAAATCACATTTTGACTGTTTTCAGGAAATACCAAAATATTGTTTTCAAGACTACCACCTTGAGCATCTAAATTTATAGTAATTTCCCTTAACAAGGTAGTAGGAACTTCTGTCGTTGGTTCCTCGGTTGTTGGTGCTTCAGTTGTTGGTTCTTCAGTTGTAGGTTCTTCTGTAGGAGACAGAGTTGTTGGAACTTCCGTAGGCAGTAAAGTCGTTTCCTCTTCACTAGGAAGTTCTGTTGTAGGTATCTCAGTTATTAAATCACTTGTTTCTTCATCACTGGTGATACCTGTTGGAAAAGTCATATCACTTGGTACAGTTAATCCTTGATCGCATGCTGTGAGAGTAAGAAAAATCATTAATGATAGAAAAATAAATAAAGTTTTCTTCATATTTTCCCTCCCTTATATTTTAATTATATAATTGATTTAAAATAATGGTATTATTTTTTTCGAAAAAACTAAAAAATATATGGTAAATACCCCTTTATAAAGACTAAACTGACAAAATAGAGTGATTTTTTCTACTCTAACATATATTTTATAAGAATTCAGAATGTTTATAAAAAAAAGACGCCATTGAGCGTCTTTAAAGAGTATTAGCTTTTTAAACCTTAGATTCTTTAATAAAATTTTTATACCAATCTAGAATTTGATCTTCATTCATAGGTCTAGCTATATAAAAACCTTGAATATAATCAATACCTAATTTTTTAGCTTCTTCAAACATTTCTAATGTTTCTACACCTTCAGCCACAACTTTTAAATTGAATTGATGAGCCAATTTAACAGTAGCTTGAATGATTTGTTTTATTGATTCTTTATCAACTATATGAGATACAAAGTGACGATCAATCTTTAAGAAATCTGTCCTAAATTGACTTAGGTAAGTTAAAGAAGAATAGCCTTTACCAAAATCATCAATGGCAATTTTAATGCCTGCATCCTTAATAGATTGAATGGTTTTCTTAGAATGTTTTTTTTCTTCTAGTAAGACTGTTTCAGTAATCTCAAAAATCAATAAATCAGTATGTGCTTTTTCTTCTTCAATAATTTTTATAACCCTATCAAAAAAACCAGGATTTTTAATATTCTTAATAGAAAGATTAATTGAAATATAAAACTTAAAACCTTTTTCATATAGCAAATTTTGAGTTTGAATGGTTTTTCTAATAACCCATTCAGTCATAGGGTGTATTAACTGAGTTGATTCAACCAAAGGAATAAAATCATTAGGCATAATCAAACCATAATCAGGACTATTCCAACGGATTAAAGCTTCTAAACCAATTAATTTATTAGATTGGGCATCAATAACCGGTTGATACATTAAAAATGTTTGGTCCTCTTTTAAGGCATTAGGAAATAGACCTAATAAATTAAATTCATATTTTCTAGTTAATAAATCATTATCAAAAATAACATAAGGTAAATTATTTGCTTTAGCATAGCCAGCAAGTCTATCTGTATCTCTAAAGGGAATAAGCGTTTTACAATCTTTAAATTTCTTAGTTTCACTCACACCAATAGAATAATCTACATATATCTTTACTTGTTCTATTTCGATTTGATTAGTTAAACCTTCAACGATTTTTTTACCATCTGAATCTAAATTTTCTAACTTAAAAACAATCCAAAATTTATCCGAATCGACTTGAATAACAACAGACTGATCAGGAAGACGATTATCAATATAATCATGCATAGCTTTCATGGCTTGAATATATAAATCTGTCCCTAAGACTTCAGAGATTCTATTCTTATTATTAATTAATACAGTCGCTATAACGACCTGACCTTGTATATGTTCATCATCTAAAGAAATTAAATAATTAATATTTTCAATACCAGTATCTGGTTGATGTAAATACAAAACATCATTTTCTTTAATGATCTTTTTATATTTTTCAACAAAATACCCACTTAAACCACCAATAGCCATAAATATTATTAAACGGTAAAACCAATTAATGAATTCTTGAGGCTCTCCAGTTTCAACCACCAAAGGCATTTAAGGACCTAAAAGAATACCACCAATGAAACCAGCGATCAAACCACATTTAAGGCCAAAAAATATCCCAGCCAAAAGGATAGAAATATACATGGTATGAGAGAAAACATACTTGATACCACCTGTGTAATATACAAAAAGGTATATGAGTGGAAATGATAATATCAGTATTGCTAGTACAATATACTTATGATACTTACTTATAAAATCTTTAAATTTTTCCATAGCCTTCCTCTCAGTGAAATACTTCAATATAAATTCATTATACAATAGAATCAAAATAAATAACAATAAATTAGCGAAAAATAAAAAAAAGCACTTAAAAAGTGCTTAATATACTTGGGACTTCTCTTGTTTTAGCATTACACGCATAGCGCCTTCCGCTAAAGATCTCATTTCATCTTCACCTGGATAGACTTTAATAGGCATGATTGGGTTGATATGATCTTTTAAATATTTTATGAAATAATCACTATAAGCTATACCACCAGTAATCAATATTCCATCAATCTCGCCCTTAGCAGCAAAATACAAAGATCCAATTTCTTTCACTACATTATAAGCCATGGCATCATAATGCAATTTAGCTTCTTGATCACCAGCATTAATTCTTTCTTCAACCACTCTAGCGTCATTGGTCCCTAAATAGGATACCAAACCCCCTTGTCCAACCAAGAGTTTCTTAACTTCTTCTTTCGTATATTCACCAGAGAAACAAAGGTCTACCAATGGATAAGTAGGGATTGTTCCTGTTCTCTCAGGAGAAAAAGGACCATCTCCACCTAGGGCATTATTGCAGTCTATGACTCGACCTTTTTTATGTAAGCCTACAGAGATACCTCCACCTAAGTGAGTGACAATAAGATTTAAATCTTTATATTCTTTTTTAATATCTTTAGCAAATTGCATGGCAATAGCTTTTTGATTTAAAGCATGAAATACAGAACGTCTTTCAATTAATTTTTGACCAGAAATTCTAGAAATATCTTCAAATTCATCGATACATACAGGATTAACAATATAAGCAGGTCGATTAAATTCTTTAGCGAAACCATCAGCTAAAATAGCACCTAAATTAGATGCATGATATCCATACTCACCTGATCTTAAATCCCTTAACATTTCTTTATTGACTAGGTAAGTTCCACCATTTTTAAGAGGCTTCATCATACCACCACGTCCAACAAAAACGTCAAAGTCTTTTAATTCGTAATCATGTTCCTTAATAAAGTCTATAATAACATTTCTTCTGAAATCAGCTTGATCGATGATTGATTTAAAGACTTTTAACTCTTCAACGTCATGTCTTAAGGTTTGTTCTTTCACTAGTTTACTATTGTAATAAACTGCGACTTTAGTTGACGTTGAACCTGGGTTAATCGCTAAAATTAGATAATCCATTTGCATTCACCACCGCTAAAATAATTGAATTTAATTTTGCTTCTGCTGTATCAGCTCTTGATGTTAATACAATAGGTACTTTTGCTCCTAAAATAATTCCAGCAGATTTCCCACCTGCCAAAAACATACATGTTTTATAAAAGATATTACCACCATCTAAGTTAGGGAAAATCATAATATCACAATCTCCAGCGACCTCAGATTCAATACCTTTTTGTTTCACTGATTCATCAGATACTAGATTATCAATAGCAAAAGGACCATCAATCAAGAAATCAATGTCTTTATCTTTGTAATAATTGACAATTTCTTGAGCGTGAAGGGTTGATTCAATTTTTGAATTCACTTTTTCAACAGCTGAAACTAAACCAACTTTTGGTTCTTTATAGCCTAAGGTTCTTGCTAATTCAACAGCTGCTTCAATAATCTCT harbors:
- a CDS encoding putative bifunctional diguanylate cyclase/phosphodiesterase — its product is MPLVVETGEPQEFINWFYRLIIFMAIGGLSGYFVEKYKKIIKENDVLYLHQPDTGIENINYLISLDDEHIQGQVVIATVLINNKNRISEVLGTDLYIQAMKAMHDYIDNRLPDQSVVIQVDSDKFWIVFKLENLDSDGKKIVEGLTNQIEIEQVKIYVDYSIGVSETKKFKDCKTLIPFRDTDRLAGYAKANNLPYVIFDNDLLTRKYEFNLLGLFPNALKEDQTFLMYQPVIDAQSNKLIGLEALIRWNSPDYGLIMPNDFIPLVESTQLIHPMTEWVIRKTIQTQNLLYEKGFKFYISINLSIKNIKNPGFFDRVIKIIEEEKAHTDLLIFEITETVLLEEKKHSKKTIQSIKDAGIKIAIDDFGKGYSSLTYLSQFRTDFLKIDRHFVSHIVDKESIKQIIQATVKLAHQFNLKVVAEGVETLEMFEEAKKLGIDYIQGFYIARPMNEDQILDWYKNFIKESKV
- the buk gene encoding butyrate kinase, which codes for MQMDYLILAINPGSTSTKVAVYYNSKLVKEQTLRHDVEELKVFKSIIDQADFRRNVIIDFIKEHDYELKDFDVFVGRGGMMKPLKNGGTYLVNKEMLRDLRSGEYGYHASNLGAILADGFAKEFNRPAYIVNPVCIDEFEDISRISGQKLIERRSVFHALNQKAIAMQFAKDIKKEYKDLNLIVTHLGGGISVGLHKKGRVIDCNNALGGDGPFSPERTGTIPTYPLVDLCFSGEYTKEEVKKLLVGQGGLVSYLGTNDARVVEERINAGDQEAKLHYDAMAYNVVKEIGSLYFAAKGEIDGILITGGIAYSDYFIKYLKDHINPIMPIKVYPGEDEMRSLAEGAMRVMLKQEKSQVY
- a CDS encoding bifunctional enoyl-CoA hydratase/phosphate acetyltransferase, whose product is MLKSVAELAKLAEKVNRKKMAVVFAHDDHVIEAVYGASKQGFIEPVLIGDQVEIEKLISKYHLQKPYQIIHEMDPSKASLIAMNLVNQGQCDIVMKGLIDTKLILKEVVNSDTGIKKAHLLSHVGVVSLPTYPKVIFATDGAMNINPNVEQKIEIIEAAVELARTLGYKEPKVGLVSAVEKVNSKIESTLHAQEIVNYYKDKDIDFLIDGPFAIDNLVSDESVKQKGIESEVAGDCDIMIFPNLDGGNIFYKTCMFLAGGKSAGIILGAKVPIVLTSRADTAEAKLNSIILAVVNANGLSNFSD